In a single window of the Acetivibrio clariflavus DSM 19732 genome:
- a CDS encoding FtsK/SpoIIIE family DNA translocase → MKNRKTQKESHKKKQSSVFKYNNEIIGILMLAFGILILLSVYMNESIGIFGEIVKKIVLGFSGPVGFLIPPILIIYGVLLIFNKNNRNVNAKIMYVAVLMLILSALLQTGFYREEEYINMSVLNYIQKFYANGIELKGGGVFGGIVSIPFLLLFQNLGTIIILSTMAIIDIMLLTDISIASLLVSFKNCLLSIFRKIKESLKRDEAENFTETKEFEPDIVMNGRKVEKSKVVDFASRKGKVKEDKDKLKEQKGEIIEFEKKDIKFENENVEQNDTKTESHANDIERAQELVDKEISEKLKNSVDYKYPDIGLLDDNKANSSNSINFRNEALKGAKKLEETLKSFGVEARVVNVSRGPAVTRYELQPNPGVKVSKIVNLSDDISLNLAASGVRIEAPIPGKAAIGIEVPNKEVEAVFLKEVIQSKEFRDNPSKLTFALGKDISGQNMVADIGKMPHLLVAGATGSGKSVCINSIIISLLYKANPNEVKLLMIDPKVVELGIYNGIPHLLIPVVTDAKKAAGALNWAVQEMVNRYKLFADKGVRDIKGYNAVAKPEEGEEPLPQIVIIIDELADLMMVAPNDVEDAICRLAQMARAAGMHLVIATQRPSVDVITGVIKANIPSRIAFAVSSQVDSRTILDMAGAEKLLGKGDMLFYPVGEPKPIRVKGTFVSDKEVERVVEYIKAQGEAEYNENIIEKINSEKETQEADPGDNDELLPQAIELVVETGQASVSLIQRKFKVGYARAARIIDQMEARGIVGGFEGSKPRQVLISKQQWHEMNMRNDVSSE, encoded by the coding sequence TTGAAAAACAGGAAAACGCAAAAGGAAAGTCATAAAAAAAAGCAGAGTAGCGTTTTTAAATATAATAATGAAATTATAGGCATTTTAATGCTTGCTTTTGGAATCTTAATTTTATTAAGCGTTTATATGAATGAGTCAATAGGCATTTTTGGTGAAATAGTAAAAAAAATTGTTTTGGGATTTAGCGGGCCTGTTGGATTTCTTATACCTCCTATTTTGATTATATATGGAGTATTGTTGATCTTTAATAAAAATAACAGAAACGTAAATGCAAAGATAATGTACGTTGCTGTGCTGATGTTAATATTATCAGCATTATTGCAGACTGGATTCTATAGAGAAGAAGAATATATTAATATGAGTGTTTTGAATTATATTCAAAAATTTTATGCAAATGGTATTGAATTAAAAGGTGGGGGTGTGTTCGGCGGAATAGTTAGTATTCCGTTTTTATTGTTGTTTCAAAATTTGGGAACTATTATTATTCTTAGCACTATGGCCATCATAGATATAATGCTATTAACAGATATTTCAATAGCTAGTTTATTGGTTAGCTTCAAAAATTGTCTTCTCAGCATTTTTAGAAAAATAAAGGAAAGTTTAAAACGGGATGAAGCAGAAAATTTTACAGAGACAAAAGAATTTGAGCCTGATATTGTGATGAATGGAAGAAAAGTTGAAAAGAGCAAAGTTGTCGATTTTGCTTCTAGAAAAGGCAAAGTAAAAGAAGATAAAGATAAATTAAAGGAGCAAAAGGGAGAAATAATTGAGTTTGAAAAAAAAGATATAAAGTTCGAAAATGAGAATGTTGAACAGAACGATACAAAAACCGAAAGTCATGCTAATGATATAGAAAGAGCTCAGGAGTTAGTTGATAAAGAAATAAGCGAAAAACTAAAAAACAGTGTTGATTATAAGTACCCTGATATTGGACTTTTAGATGATAATAAAGCGAATTCCAGTAATTCTATTAACTTTAGGAATGAGGCTTTAAAAGGAGCAAAAAAACTTGAAGAGACTTTAAAAAGTTTTGGGGTTGAAGCTAGAGTTGTAAATGTTAGCAGAGGACCGGCTGTTACAAGATATGAGCTTCAACCGAATCCTGGAGTAAAGGTAAGTAAGATAGTAAATCTTTCCGATGATATATCATTAAACTTGGCAGCTTCGGGAGTAAGAATTGAAGCACCTATTCCCGGAAAAGCTGCGATTGGAATTGAGGTACCAAATAAAGAGGTGGAAGCAGTATTTTTAAAAGAGGTTATTCAGTCAAAAGAGTTTAGAGATAACCCATCAAAGCTCACTTTTGCGTTGGGTAAAGATATATCGGGACAAAATATGGTGGCAGATATTGGCAAGATGCCGCATTTGCTGGTTGCAGGGGCTACAGGCTCGGGGAAAAGTGTCTGCATAAACAGTATAATAATAAGCCTTTTATACAAAGCAAATCCCAATGAAGTAAAATTATTGATGATAGACCCTAAAGTTGTTGAGTTGGGTATCTACAACGGTATACCCCATCTTTTAATACCGGTTGTAACCGATGCAAAGAAAGCAGCAGGAGCATTGAATTGGGCTGTTCAGGAGATGGTGAACAGGTACAAGCTTTTTGCAGATAAAGGAGTTCGAGATATTAAAGGATATAATGCAGTCGCGAAACCTGAGGAGGGGGAAGAGCCTTTACCTCAAATTGTCATAATTATTGATGAGCTGGCAGACCTTATGATGGTTGCTCCTAATGACGTTGAAGATGCAATATGCCGCCTGGCACAGATGGCCCGGGCAGCAGGAATGCACCTCGTTATAGCTACTCAGAGACCATCGGTAGATGTAATAACCGGTGTTATTAAAGCAAACATTCCTTCGAGGATTGCTTTTGCAGTTTCATCCCAGGTAGATTCCAGAACCATTTTAGATATGGCTGGAGCAGAGAAGCTGCTGGGTAAGGGTGATATGTTATTCTACCCTGTAGGTGAGCCTAAGCCTATAAGGGTCAAAGGTACTTTTGTATCGGATAAGGAAGTTGAAAGGGTTGTGGAATACATTAAAGCACAAGGTGAAGCAGAATACAATGAAAATATCATTGAAAAAATAAACAGTGAAAAGGAGACACAGGAAGCTGATCCTGGGGATAATGATGAACTGCTTCCCCAGGCAATAGAATTGGTCGTTGAAACAGGACAAGCTTCTGTTTCCTTAATACAAAGAAAGTTTAAAGTAGGATATGCAAGGGCTGCCAGGATTATTGATCAAATGGAAGCAAGAGGTATCGTTGGAGGTTTTGAGGGAAGTAAGCCAAGACAAGTTTTGATTTCTAAGCAGCAATGGCATGAGATGAATATGCGAAACGATGTCAGTTCCGAATAA
- a CDS encoding YlzJ-like family protein gives MLLHSIIPTELVFGNYYNTEDFNYIELEYEGEKIEVIPLSGSTYKINRVISTSLKAYLNPKLMPGNIIESKL, from the coding sequence ATGCTTCTTCATTCAATAATTCCTACAGAATTAGTGTTTGGTAACTACTATAATACAGAAGATTTCAACTATATTGAGCTTGAATATGAAGGTGAAAAAATAGAAGTAATACCTCTATCTGGTAGTACCTATAAAATTAACAGAGTAATAAGTACATCGTTAAAAGCGTATTTGAATCCTAAATTAATGCCGGGTAATATTATTGAAAGTAAATTATAA
- a CDS encoding ClpP family protease encodes MNTENKIIFNKGLVNEEIVQNDKKDEVEEIKELGKATVSTEKGNIHCLTVIGQIEGHIVLPPQNKTTKYEHVIPQLVAIEESTEIDGLLLILNTVGGDVEAGLAIAEMIASMSKPSVSLVLGGGHSIGVPMAVSTKYSFIAPSATMTIHPIRLNGMVIGVPQTFEYFDKMQERVVQFVAKNSKISSETFRSLMLKTGELANDVGTILFGEEAVKYGLIDSTGGLCEALKKLYELIDLKKKEKANLN; translated from the coding sequence TTGAATACGGAGAATAAAATTATATTTAATAAAGGATTAGTAAATGAGGAAATTGTTCAGAATGATAAAAAAGATGAAGTGGAAGAAATTAAAGAGCTAGGCAAAGCAACGGTATCTACTGAAAAAGGGAATATTCACTGTCTTACAGTTATTGGACAGATAGAAGGGCATATTGTGCTTCCGCCTCAAAACAAGACGACTAAATATGAACATGTGATTCCTCAATTGGTGGCAATTGAAGAAAGTACTGAAATAGACGGATTGCTGCTTATTTTAAATACTGTAGGTGGTGATGTAGAAGCCGGACTTGCCATAGCAGAAATGATTGCAAGTATGTCAAAACCGTCAGTATCACTTGTCCTTGGAGGAGGGCATAGCATTGGAGTTCCTATGGCTGTGTCAACAAAATATTCTTTTATTGCTCCTTCTGCTACCATGACAATACACCCAATACGTCTGAACGGTATGGTAATAGGTGTGCCACAGACTTTTGAATATTTTGATAAGATGCAGGAAAGAGTTGTACAATTTGTTGCAAAGAATAGTAAAATATCCAGTGAAACTTTTAGAAGTCTTATGCTCAAAACCGGAGAACTGGCAAATGATGTAGGGACTATTTTGTTTGGAGAAGAGGCAGTAAAATATGGTCTTATAGACAGCACAGGAGGACTTTGTGAGGCGTTGAAAAAGTTGTATGAGCTGATAGACTTAAAAAAGAAAGAAAAAGCTAATCTAAACTAG
- a CDS encoding YgiQ family radical SAM protein: MSFLPVTKQDMRDRGWDELDFLYISGDAYVDHPSFGHAIITRLLESEGYRVGIIAQPDWRKKDDFMMLGRPKLGVLISSGVIDSMVNHYTASKKRRSEDLYSPGGKANKRPDRAVIVYTNKARELFKDVPIIIGGIEASLRRFAHYDYWDDKVRRSILADSKADLLIYGMGEKPILEIARRLKDGEPIDKIQDVRGTAYLARLENLPEDIRRFVDGSKNNSDCLLLPSFEEVLESKKKYAEAFMMQYNEQNPYLGRTLIQKHADRYLVQNPPALPMNEKEMDRVYSLPYERTYHPMYESEGGVPAIAEVEFSITSHRGCYGGCSFCALNFHQGRIIQKRSQRSIINEAKKLIWQPGFKGYIHDVGGPTANFRNKACKKQETKGACKERQCLYPEPCKNLIVDHGEYLELLRKLREIPEIKKVFIRSGIRYDYLILDKNEEFFYELCEHHVSGQLKVAPEHVADRVLEKMGKPIRKVYDKFVKKFYDINKKLNKEQYLVPYLMSSHPGSDLNAAIDLALYLKELNYTPQQVQDFYPTPGTLSTCMFYTGIDPRTMKKVYVPKTPKEKAMQRALLQYRKKENYKLVYEALKLANREDLIGYGKDCLIKPLRNDVDNTYKAAESKYKSKKNNSSKERIDKNRNRKENIKDRKNRNKTKKRKRKK; this comes from the coding sequence ATGAGTTTTTTACCGGTTACAAAGCAAGATATGAGAGACAGAGGATGGGACGAACTGGATTTTTTGTATATAAGCGGTGATGCTTATGTGGACCATCCGAGTTTTGGACATGCCATTATAACAAGATTATTAGAAAGTGAAGGCTATAGGGTAGGAATCATTGCACAGCCCGATTGGAGAAAAAAGGATGACTTTATGATGTTAGGACGTCCTAAACTTGGTGTGCTTATATCTTCGGGTGTTATAGATTCCATGGTTAACCACTATACAGCCAGTAAAAAGAGAAGAAGTGAAGATTTGTATTCACCTGGTGGAAAGGCAAATAAAAGACCCGATAGAGCTGTTATCGTATATACTAACAAAGCCAGGGAGCTTTTTAAAGATGTTCCCATTATAATAGGAGGAATTGAGGCAAGCCTAAGAAGATTTGCCCATTATGACTATTGGGACGACAAGGTCAGAAGATCTATATTGGCGGATTCTAAAGCTGACCTTTTAATTTACGGGATGGGCGAAAAGCCTATATTGGAAATTGCCAGAAGGTTAAAAGACGGTGAACCGATAGACAAAATTCAAGATGTAAGGGGAACTGCATATCTTGCAAGGCTTGAAAATTTGCCCGAAGATATAAGGAGATTTGTGGATGGAAGCAAAAATAATAGTGATTGTCTTCTCCTTCCGTCCTTTGAAGAGGTACTGGAAAGTAAGAAAAAGTATGCCGAAGCTTTTATGATGCAGTATAATGAACAAAATCCTTATTTAGGGCGTACTTTGATTCAAAAACACGCAGACCGTTATCTTGTGCAAAATCCTCCGGCTTTGCCCATGAATGAAAAAGAGATGGATAGAGTTTATTCTCTGCCCTATGAAAGAACTTACCATCCGATGTATGAAAGTGAAGGCGGAGTACCCGCAATTGCTGAAGTTGAATTTAGTATAACCAGCCATAGGGGATGCTACGGAGGATGCTCATTCTGTGCTTTAAATTTTCATCAAGGCAGGATTATACAAAAGAGAAGTCAGAGGTCGATTATAAATGAGGCCAAGAAACTTATTTGGCAGCCAGGGTTTAAGGGATATATACATGATGTGGGAGGACCGACAGCTAACTTTAGGAATAAGGCATGTAAAAAGCAAGAGACGAAGGGTGCGTGCAAGGAAAGGCAGTGCCTTTATCCTGAACCCTGCAAAAACCTGATTGTAGATCACGGTGAATATTTGGAACTTTTAAGAAAACTGCGGGAAATCCCCGAAATAAAAAAAGTATTTATTCGATCGGGAATAAGATACGATTATCTTATTCTTGACAAAAATGAAGAGTTTTTTTATGAACTTTGCGAGCACCATGTGAGCGGTCAGTTAAAGGTTGCACCAGAGCATGTTGCGGACAGAGTTCTGGAGAAAATGGGTAAACCCATAAGAAAGGTATATGACAAGTTTGTAAAAAAATTTTATGATATAAATAAGAAGCTTAATAAGGAACAGTATTTAGTTCCATATCTAATGTCAAGCCATCCCGGAAGTGATCTTAATGCTGCCATTGATCTGGCATTATATTTAAAAGAGTTAAATTACACGCCGCAGCAGGTTCAGGATTTTTATCCCACACCGGGTACTTTGTCCACCTGTATGTTTTATACAGGAATTGATCCTAGAACCATGAAAAAGGTTTATGTTCCGAAAACACCGAAAGAAAAGGCAATGCAGAGGGCATTATTGCAGTATAGAAAAAAGGAAAACTACAAACTTGTATATGAAGCACTTAAATTGGCGAATAGAGAAGATTTGATCGGATATGGAAAAGACTGCCTTATAAAACCTTTGAGAAATGATGTTGATAATACTTATAAGGCGGCTGAGAGCAAGTATAAATCCAAGAAGAACAATAGTAGTAAGGAAAGAATTGATAAGAACAGAAATAGGAAGGAAAATATAAAAGACAGAAAGAATAGAAATAAAACTAAAAAGAGAAAGCGAAAGAAGTGA
- the folD gene encoding bifunctional methylenetetrahydrofolate dehydrogenase/methenyltetrahydrofolate cyclohydrolase FolD: MSARVLNGKELATKIKGELKQTVEEIKKKGIYPGLAVVIVGNDPASRVYVNSKKKACEEIGIESFEYALDENVSEEDLIKLIKKLNNDDRVNGILVQLPLPKHINEEKIILAIDSSKDVDGFHPENVGRLMTGNPQFLPCTPAGVMELIKESGIEIAGKECVIVGRSNIVGKPQSMLLLAEHGTVTICHSRTKNLEEVVKRADILVVAVGKPEMIKGNSIKPGAVVIDVGINRLEDKKIVGDVEYESCSKVASAITPVPGGVGPMTIAMLMKNTVKAAIAQAERKG; this comes from the coding sequence ATGAGCGCAAGGGTATTAAACGGAAAAGAATTGGCAACAAAAATAAAAGGGGAATTAAAACAAACGGTTGAGGAAATTAAAAAGAAGGGTATTTATCCGGGATTAGCTGTTGTTATAGTTGGAAACGATCCTGCTTCGAGGGTATATGTGAATTCAAAGAAAAAGGCTTGTGAAGAGATAGGAATAGAGTCTTTTGAATATGCTTTGGACGAAAATGTCAGTGAAGAGGATTTAATTAAGCTAATCAAAAAATTGAATAATGATGATAGGGTTAACGGTATACTAGTGCAGTTGCCGCTTCCTAAGCACATTAATGAAGAGAAGATAATTCTTGCTATTGACAGTTCAAAGGATGTAGATGGATTTCATCCCGAAAATGTGGGAAGGTTGATGACCGGTAATCCGCAATTTCTTCCCTGTACTCCGGCAGGTGTAATGGAACTGATTAAGGAATCGGGTATTGAAATTGCCGGCAAGGAATGTGTAATTGTCGGAAGAAGCAATATTGTTGGAAAACCTCAATCTATGCTGCTTTTGGCAGAACATGGGACAGTGACTATTTGCCACTCAAGAACAAAAAATCTTGAAGAAGTGGTTAAAAGAGCGGATATTTTGGTGGTGGCTGTCGGAAAGCCTGAAATGATAAAGGGAAATAGTATCAAACCTGGGGCTGTTGTCATTGATGTAGGAATAAACCGCCTTGAAGACAAGAAAATTGTCGGGGATGTTGAATACGAATCTTGCAGTAAAGTAGCTTCTGCTATTACTCCTGTACCAGGCGGCGTTGGACCAATGACAATTGCAATGCTTATGAAAAATACCGTCAAAGCTGCTATTGCTCAGGCAGAAAGAAAGGGATAA